A window of the Lactuca sativa cultivar Salinas chromosome 5, Lsat_Salinas_v11, whole genome shotgun sequence genome harbors these coding sequences:
- the LOC111908027 gene encoding dehydration-responsive element-binding protein 2B, whose protein sequence is MTMNSTAEGGVKGRRKASNSRGHPRFVGVRQRPSGRWVAEIKDSLQKVRLWLGTFDTAEDAARAYDDAARSLRGANARTNFELPETANSLRCLPENAEPFSFEEACRLDDADDGLLGALKAKLSGGGSSKNAAEKWKNLGLPTTQHHIGVKRKTPPAAVASTSNVITNIPLVNQKPEDLERGQWDNTCYEPLPPSATTSWPLEIPWPAANDQVVDVFSSFLDNNTTDSLWPLSTGAAQANLGMTATGVWPEQPAVHCDQSWVGGVSGGGGGGVQGVNGAINASNWDPFIYINSF, encoded by the coding sequence ATGACTATGAATTCGACGGCTGAAGGCGGTGTCAAGGGGCGGAGGAAGGCGTCAAACTCCAGAGGACACCCGAGATTCGTCGGGGTTCGGCAACGGCCGTCGGGAAGATGGGTGGCTGAAATCAAAGACTCCTTGCAAAAAGTACGATTATGGCTTGGAACTTTCGACACGGCAGAGGACGCTGCCCGGGCGTACGACGATGCTGCCCGGTCATTACGTGGAGCCAATGCCCGTACCAATTTTGAACTGCCCGAGACGGCGAACTCCCTCCGGTGTTTGCCGGAAAACGCGGAGCCGTTCTCGTTCGAGGAAGCCTGTCGATTGGATGACGCCGATGATGGGCTTTTAGGAGCTTTGAAGGCGAAGTTATCCGGCGGGGGTAGCTCAAAGAACGCGGCGGAGAAGTGGAAAAATTTAGGGTTACCGACGACGCAACACCACATCGGTGTAAAGAGGAAAACACCGCCGGCCGCCGTAGCTTCTACTTCCAATGTTATTACGAATATACCCCTCGTAAATCAGAAACCCGAAGATTTGGAAAGGGGGCAATGGGATAATACATGCTACGAGCCTCTGCCGCCATCGGCAACCACCTCATGGCCGCTGGAAATCCCATGGCCGGCGGCGAACGACCAAGTCGTTGACGTTTTTAGCAGTTTCCTCGACAACAACACAACGGATTCTTTGTGGCCGCTTTCTACCGGAGCAGCCCAAGCAAATTTGGGAATGACGGCTACCGGAGTTTGGCCGGAACAACCAGCGGTACATTGTGACCAAAGTTGGGTAGGTGGTGTAagcggtggcggtggtggtggagtCCAAGGTGTCAATGGTGCAATCAATGCCTCAAATTGGGATCCTTTCATTTACATCAACTCTTTTTAG